In Holophagales bacterium, one DNA window encodes the following:
- a CDS encoding SCP2 sterol-binding domain-containing protein produces MTFELFSDPWATALGRALAESADYRRAAARWEGGLVLSWLGDDGEPRGGVFLDLLHGDCRAARAAREEDLASADFVIAGGLSAWLAVLEGRSEPLGAIMRGQLRLRRGSLARLMPFVEAARLLATAARTVPTRFPETAA; encoded by the coding sequence ATGACCTTCGAGCTCTTCTCGGACCCCTGGGCGACAGCCCTCGGTCGCGCGCTCGCCGAGAGCGCCGACTACCGCCGTGCCGCCGCGCGCTGGGAGGGCGGTCTCGTCCTCTCCTGGCTGGGCGACGACGGCGAGCCGCGCGGCGGCGTCTTCCTCGACCTCCTGCACGGCGACTGCCGCGCCGCCCGCGCGGCGCGCGAGGAGGACCTGGCGAGCGCCGACTTCGTCATCGCCGGAGGGCTGTCGGCGTGGCTCGCCGTGCTCGAAGGACGCAGCGAGCCGCTCGGCGCCATCATGCGCGGCCAGCTCCGCCTGCGCCGCGGCAGCCTCGCGCGGCTGATGCCGTTCGTCGAGGCGGCCCGTCTCCTGGCGACCGCGGCGCGCACGGTGCCCACGCGCTTCCCGGAGACCGCCGCATGA
- a CDS encoding FG-GAP repeat protein, which produces MTTKTHTLAALSILVAFFGVPQDLSAQVWSYDNFAIAPSPSLAGNRFGMAMAAGNFDGLAGEDLVVMESRDATGSQGGVWLFLARGRSLVPSDHLVGTGVSDYLGWGLAAGDFDGDGRDSFAIGSEHVGGVSQCGAVYLYAYDIAAGHSVLQSFLQPGSSGFPGSCESTSFFGSSFAVGDFDGDGFDDLAIGAPNQTVGTLGGGGAIWILPGSVTGLDPASARRIDQSTPGMGGLPAAGEGFGQALSAGDFNGDGRDDVAVGVPRRNSADQFHSGAVYVLFGSPLGITGEGSVVLTVGNLGLTPDVEDGFGAFVASGRLGSDVADDLVVGSPHRRVGGPVPVGAGVVTIFWGAAIGPPFALAFDINQDMMAGQASDGFDQFGAGLAIADFDGDAQADLAIGAPSESDDALSYVGAAHVVRGPVSLATVATARSIVPDAGYASWPRASGQAYGLPLVALDLDADANADLAVAITGHDRTATDAGLVQILFGALFATGFERGDQGDWTYPFAP; this is translated from the coding sequence GTGACCACCAAGACTCACACCTTAGCGGCACTCTCAATCCTCGTCGCATTCTTCGGGGTGCCTCAGGACCTCTCGGCCCAAGTCTGGTCCTACGACAACTTCGCCATCGCCCCGAGCCCGAGCCTCGCGGGCAATCGGTTCGGGATGGCAATGGCTGCGGGGAACTTCGACGGACTCGCTGGCGAGGACCTCGTGGTCATGGAGTCGCGCGACGCCACCGGAAGTCAGGGCGGAGTCTGGCTCTTCCTGGCCCGCGGACGATCTCTCGTGCCCTCCGACCACCTCGTCGGCACCGGGGTCAGCGACTATCTCGGTTGGGGCCTCGCCGCTGGCGACTTTGACGGGGACGGGCGGGATTCCTTTGCCATCGGCTCCGAACACGTCGGCGGAGTGAGTCAGTGCGGAGCCGTTTACCTCTACGCCTACGACATCGCGGCGGGGCACTCGGTGCTGCAGTCCTTTCTTCAGCCGGGAAGCTCAGGGTTCCCTGGCAGTTGCGAGAGTACGTCGTTCTTCGGTAGCTCGTTCGCCGTGGGCGATTTCGATGGGGACGGATTCGACGACCTGGCGATCGGCGCCCCCAACCAGACGGTGGGCACTCTCGGCGGCGGGGGCGCGATCTGGATTCTCCCTGGCTCGGTGACCGGGCTCGATCCGGCAAGCGCCCGCCGCATCGACCAATCAACGCCGGGGATGGGCGGGCTGCCGGCCGCCGGAGAAGGGTTCGGCCAGGCCTTGAGCGCCGGCGACTTCAACGGCGACGGGCGCGACGACGTCGCCGTGGGCGTACCCCGCCGGAACAGCGCCGACCAGTTCCATTCCGGCGCTGTCTACGTGCTGTTCGGCTCACCTCTCGGGATCACGGGAGAGGGCAGCGTCGTGCTGACGGTTGGGAACCTGGGACTGACACCCGATGTCGAAGACGGTTTCGGGGCGTTCGTCGCCTCCGGCAGACTCGGCAGCGACGTGGCGGATGACCTGGTCGTGGGCTCTCCCCACCGGCGAGTCGGAGGTCCCGTTCCGGTCGGCGCGGGAGTGGTCACGATCTTCTGGGGCGCTGCCATCGGCCCGCCTTTCGCCCTTGCCTTCGATATCAACCAGGACATGATGGCCGGCCAGGCGTCGGACGGCTTCGATCAGTTCGGTGCGGGTCTCGCCATTGCCGATTTCGATGGAGACGCTCAGGCCGACCTGGCGATCGGTGCACCCAGCGAGTCCGACGATGCACTCTCCTACGTCGGGGCGGCTCATGTTGTCCGTGGACCGGTCAGCTTGGCGACCGTAGCGACCGCTCGTTCGATCGTCCCTGACGCCGGATATGCCTCCTGGCCGCGCGCCAGCGGTCAGGCCTACGGGCTGCCGCTCGTCGCACTCGATCTAGACGCTGACGCCAACGCCGACCTTGCCGTTGCCATCACTGGCCACGACCGGACCGCGACCGATGCGGGTCTGGTCCAGATCCTCTTCGGCGCTCTCTTTGCCACTGGCTTCGAGCGCGGCGATCAGGGAGATTGGACCTACCCCTTCGCGCCCTAG
- a CDS encoding ribbon-helix-helix protein, CopG family, which yields MTTMNISLPEELKAFVDRRIQDEGYGSSSEYMRELIRRDRDRVEFRQYLLAGIEAPPAGRMDRVYFAELRRRPRKVSKPTS from the coding sequence GTGACGACGATGAACATTTCGTTGCCTGAGGAACTGAAGGCGTTCGTGGATCGGCGGATCCAGGACGAGGGGTACGGGAGCTCGAGCGAGTACATGCGGGAGCTGATCCGGCGCGATCGCGATCGGGTCGAGTTCCGCCAGTACCTGCTCGCCGGCATCGAGGCACCGCCCGCCGGGCGGATGGACCGGGTGTACTTCGCCGAGCTGCGCCGCCGCCCCCGGAAGGTCTCCAAGCCGACCTCGTGA
- a CDS encoding restriction endonuclease subunit S, with the protein MARVTATGGRTATTRHIPPKLALAVGMPATPAPKGWKWSALTDLARLESGHTPSRNHPEYWGGSIPWLGIRDARAHDGRRIDETEETINKLGIENSSARLLPAGTVCLSRTASVGYVVVMGRPMATSQDFVNWVCSKDLDPGFLKYLLIAEGDGLLRFASGSVHQTIYFPEVKAFHICHPPRPEQQRIVALLDEAFAGIAIAKANAERNLQNARALFESHLQAVFTRRGDGWVDRQLASLCREIAVGYVGPMKTQYKENGVPFLRSQNIRPFEVSMDNSMFIDEVFHRALKKSQLRPGDLAIVRTGYPGTAAVIPTELPDSNCSDLVIARPSKEIDPHFLAAFFNSSFGKQLVLGKSVGAAQKHFNITTAREVMLHVPPMPEQRSIVARVRALRAETQHLVQLYGRKLASLRALERSLLHQAFVGELH; encoded by the coding sequence TTGGCACGAGTGACCGCGACGGGCGGCCGAACCGCGACGACTCGCCACATCCCGCCGAAGCTCGCCCTCGCGGTCGGGATGCCAGCGACTCCGGCGCCCAAGGGGTGGAAGTGGTCTGCGCTCACCGACCTGGCCAGACTCGAATCGGGACACACGCCGAGTCGGAATCACCCTGAGTACTGGGGCGGTTCGATCCCGTGGCTCGGAATTCGCGACGCCAGGGCTCACGACGGCCGGCGCATCGACGAGACCGAGGAGACGATCAACAAGCTCGGCATCGAGAACTCGTCGGCACGCCTGCTCCCGGCAGGGACGGTCTGTCTTTCTCGGACGGCCTCTGTCGGCTACGTCGTCGTCATGGGCCGCCCGATGGCGACGAGCCAGGACTTCGTGAACTGGGTCTGTTCGAAGGACCTCGACCCCGGGTTCCTGAAGTACCTCCTCATCGCCGAGGGAGACGGCCTGCTTCGCTTCGCGAGTGGGTCGGTCCATCAGACGATCTACTTTCCCGAAGTGAAGGCGTTCCACATCTGCCACCCGCCTCGCCCCGAACAGCAGCGCATCGTCGCCCTGCTCGATGAAGCGTTCGCGGGCATCGCCATCGCCAAGGCCAACGCCGAGAGGAACCTCCAGAACGCGCGGGCGTTGTTCGAGAGCCACCTGCAAGCGGTCTTCACCCGGCGTGGCGATGGATGGGTGGACCGACAATTGGCATCACTGTGCCGTGAGATCGCCGTCGGCTATGTCGGGCCGATGAAGACGCAGTACAAGGAGAACGGCGTACCGTTTCTGCGGTCACAGAATATCCGGCCGTTTGAGGTCTCAATGGACAACTCGATGTTCATCGATGAGGTGTTCCATCGCGCCCTCAAGAAGTCCCAACTGCGCCCAGGCGACCTCGCAATCGTGAGAACCGGCTATCCTGGGACAGCGGCTGTTATTCCTACTGAGCTTCCTGACTCGAACTGTAGCGACTTGGTCATTGCCCGCCCGAGCAAGGAGATTGACCCTCATTTCCTCGCAGCGTTCTTCAATTCCTCCTTTGGTAAGCAGCTTGTTCTCGGGAAGAGTGTTGGTGCGGCGCAGAAGCACTTCAACATCACAACTGCCAGGGAAGTGATGCTCCACGTCCCACCGATGCCGGAGCAGCGCTCCATTGTGGCAAGGGTTCGCGCTCTGCGCGCCGAGACCCAACACCTTGTTCAGTTGTACGGACGGAAGCTCGCTTCGCTCCGCGCGTTGGAGCGGTCGCTCCTGCACCAGGCATTTGTCGGGGAGCTTCACTGA
- a CDS encoding glucosyltransferase-I gives MPARAADWIWQNPLPQGNFISSVWGSGGSDIFALSGKTILHWDGTSWRSMHSGSTKSLASVWGSSGSDVFAVGEDGTILHYDGSRWRAMNSGTTGSLHGVWGSSASDVFVVSGGGEILHYDGIGWSTVFSSPTYMFSAVWGSSSSDVFAVGDPATVLHYDGATWSATSLHYNDLVVGVWGSSSSDVFLVYWGGRIDHYDGSHWSMMRLDVSDWFHGVWGSSGSDVYAVGQSLSGALVLHYDGSSWAPVSTGSASALYGVWGTSASDVVVAGTGGAILRYNGSSWSEMTSGTRKSFGGIWGTSESNIFAVGANGTIVHDDGSNWLEMTSGTTSALSALWGASGTNVLAVGSGGTIRHYDGSDWSAMTSGTTNELNGVWGASGADVFAVGSAGTILHYDGSSWSTMTSGVTHSLSGVWGSSGNDVYAVGSSWAILHYDGSGWSVAGGSPAQPLWGIWGAGGSDIFAVGQGGTIVHYDGVDWWGMSSGTTKDLYAVRGSSGSDVYAVGDVGTILHYDGVNWNSMDSGTYSTLRGIWVGAASDVRVVGHTGTILQNNVLFAAPLESGDLADWAAFEP, from the coding sequence TTGCCCGCCAGAGCAGCCGACTGGATCTGGCAGAACCCGCTCCCCCAGGGAAACTTCATCTCGAGTGTCTGGGGGAGCGGAGGGAGCGACATCTTCGCTCTGAGCGGCAAGACGATCCTCCATTGGGATGGCACCTCGTGGAGGTCGATGCACAGCGGGTCGACGAAGTCCCTTGCGAGCGTCTGGGGAAGCAGTGGAAGTGACGTGTTCGCCGTCGGAGAAGACGGGACGATCCTCCACTACGACGGAAGCCGCTGGAGGGCGATGAACAGTGGCACGACAGGATCGCTGCATGGGGTATGGGGGAGCAGTGCGAGCGACGTGTTCGTCGTCAGCGGCGGGGGAGAGATTCTGCACTACGACGGCATAGGCTGGTCGACGGTGTTCAGTTCTCCCACCTACATGTTCTCCGCCGTTTGGGGGAGCAGCAGCAGCGATGTCTTCGCCGTTGGTGATCCAGCGACGGTCCTGCACTACGACGGCGCCACCTGGTCGGCGACGTCGCTCCACTACAACGATCTTGTCGTCGGCGTATGGGGGAGCAGTAGCAGCGACGTCTTCCTCGTGTACTGGGGCGGACGGATCGACCACTACGACGGTAGTCATTGGTCGATGATGCGACTAGATGTGTCCGATTGGTTCCATGGTGTCTGGGGAAGTAGCGGCAGCGATGTCTATGCGGTGGGCCAGAGCCTCTCGGGAGCACTGGTTCTCCACTACGACGGCAGTAGCTGGGCGCCGGTGAGCACGGGGTCGGCGAGCGCGCTCTACGGGGTATGGGGAACCAGCGCGAGCGATGTGGTTGTCGCTGGCACTGGCGGGGCGATCCTGCGCTACAACGGGAGCAGCTGGTCGGAGATGACCAGCGGCACGAGGAAGTCCTTTGGAGGCATCTGGGGGACCAGCGAGAGCAACATCTTCGCCGTTGGGGCCAACGGGACCATCGTGCACGACGACGGCAGCAACTGGTTGGAGATGACGAGCGGCACGACGAGCGCGCTCTCCGCCCTCTGGGGTGCGAGCGGCACGAACGTCCTCGCGGTCGGTAGCGGCGGAACGATCCGGCACTACGACGGCAGCGACTGGTCGGCGATGACCAGCGGCACGACGAATGAGCTGAACGGCGTCTGGGGCGCGAGCGGAGCCGACGTCTTCGCGGTCGGTAGCGCCGGGACGATCCTGCACTACGACGGCAGCAGCTGGTCGACGATGACCAGCGGCGTGACCCATAGTCTCTCCGGAGTCTGGGGGAGTAGCGGGAACGACGTCTACGCCGTCGGCTCCTCGTGGGCGATCCTGCATTACGACGGAAGCGGTTGGTCTGTGGCGGGCGGCAGCCCGGCCCAGCCTCTCTGGGGCATCTGGGGCGCAGGCGGGAGTGACATCTTCGCCGTCGGGCAGGGAGGGACCATCGTCCACTACGACGGAGTGGACTGGTGGGGGATGAGCAGCGGCACGACGAAGGACCTCTACGCCGTACGGGGAAGCAGCGGCAGCGATGTTTACGCCGTGGGCGACGTCGGCACGATCCTGCACTACGACGGTGTCAACTGGAATTCGATGGATAGCGGCACGTACAGTACCCTCAGGGGAATCTGGGTCGGCGCCGCGAGCGATGTTCGCGTCGTCGGCCACACCGGGACGATTCTTCAGAACAATGTCCTTTTCGCCGCCCCACTCGAGAGCGGCGATCTCGCGGATTGGGCTGCCTTCGAGCCGTAG
- a CDS encoding N-6 DNA methylase, giving the protein MFEQAFKNVDDILRKEAGCTTELDYTEQTSWLLFLKYLDGLEQDKATEAKLEGRKYAFILDPPYRWESWAAPKAKNGEIDHHRAKTGDDLRDFVNLKLFPYLHAFKQKASGSNTIEYKIGEIFGEIKNKIQSGYNLREIIDQIDELEFRSQTEKHELSHLYEAKIRNMGNAGRNGGEYYTPRPLIRAIIQVVQPTIGERIYDGACGSAGFLCESFVYLTGKGKLTTRDLATLQTRTFYGKEKKSLAYVIAIMNMILHGIEAPNILHTNTLAENLADIQEKDRYDVVLANPPFGGKERPEVQQNFPIRTGETAFLFLQHFIKSLKAGGRAGIVIKNTFLSNTDNASVSLRKLLLESCSLHTVLDCPSGTFQGAGVKTVVLFFEKGKPTRKIWYYQLDPGRSLGKTNPLNDADLAEFVELQKTFADSPKSWNVDAAALDPGSYDLSAKNPNGGEETSHRSPVEILKEIAALDAESAKVLAKIKALL; this is encoded by the coding sequence ATGTTCGAGCAGGCCTTCAAGAACGTCGACGACATCCTGAGGAAGGAGGCCGGCTGCACGACGGAGCTCGACTACACCGAGCAGACGTCCTGGCTCCTCTTCCTCAAGTACCTGGACGGGCTGGAGCAGGACAAGGCGACCGAGGCGAAGCTCGAGGGGAGGAAGTACGCCTTTATCCTCGACCCGCCGTACCGCTGGGAAAGCTGGGCGGCGCCGAAGGCGAAGAACGGCGAGATCGACCACCACCGTGCGAAGACCGGGGACGACCTGCGCGACTTCGTGAATCTCAAGCTCTTCCCCTACCTCCACGCCTTCAAGCAGAAGGCGAGCGGCTCGAACACCATCGAGTACAAGATCGGCGAGATCTTCGGGGAGATCAAGAACAAGATCCAGAGCGGCTACAACTTGCGCGAGATCATCGACCAGATCGACGAGCTCGAGTTCCGCTCCCAGACGGAGAAGCACGAGCTCTCGCACCTCTACGAAGCGAAGATCCGCAACATGGGCAACGCCGGGCGCAACGGCGGCGAGTACTACACGCCGCGCCCGCTGATCCGCGCCATCATCCAGGTGGTCCAGCCGACGATCGGCGAGCGGATCTACGACGGCGCCTGCGGCTCGGCGGGCTTCCTCTGCGAGTCGTTCGTCTACCTGACCGGGAAGGGGAAGCTCACCACCCGGGACCTCGCCACGCTCCAGACGCGCACCTTCTACGGCAAGGAGAAGAAGTCGCTCGCCTACGTGATCGCGATCATGAACATGATCCTGCACGGCATCGAGGCGCCGAACATCCTGCACACGAACACGCTGGCCGAGAACCTCGCCGACATCCAGGAGAAGGACCGCTACGACGTCGTGCTGGCGAATCCCCCCTTCGGCGGCAAGGAGCGGCCGGAGGTGCAGCAGAACTTCCCGATTCGCACCGGCGAGACCGCCTTCCTCTTCCTTCAGCACTTCATCAAGAGCCTGAAGGCCGGCGGGCGCGCCGGCATCGTGATCAAGAACACCTTCCTGTCGAACACCGACAACGCCTCGGTCAGCCTGCGCAAGCTCCTGCTCGAGAGCTGCAGCCTCCACACGGTGCTCGACTGCCCGAGCGGCACCTTCCAGGGCGCGGGCGTGAAGACCGTCGTGCTCTTCTTCGAGAAGGGCAAGCCCACCCGCAAGATCTGGTACTACCAGCTCGACCCCGGCCGCAGCCTCGGCAAGACCAACCCCTTGAATGACGCCGACCTCGCCGAGTTCGTCGAGCTCCAGAAGACCTTCGCGGACTCGCCGAAGAGCTGGAACGTCGATGCGGCGGCACTCGACCCGGGCAGCTACGATCTCTCCGCGAAGAACCCGAATGGTGGTGAGGAGACTTCTCACCGCAGTCCGGTGGAGATTCTCAAGGAAATCGCCGCTCTGGACGCTGAAAGCGCGAAAGTGCTCGCGAAGATCAAAGCGCTTCTATGA
- a CDS encoding sodium:solute symporter has translation MGFAAVDYAIVAVYLAGVTLAGIWIAGRQGSSRDYFLGGKEMSWWSVGFSIVASETSTLTFISVPGLAYRGNMHFLQLAFGYFVGRLLVSVLFIPAYFEGDLETAYDFLGRRFGPSLRKFASSVFIVTRVLASGVRLFATAIPVHIITGLDYPTSILLIGAFTLAYTYLGGLKAVVAMDVVQMFIYLVGAAASMALILHRLPGGWADVVAFATRDGASKLEILNLDFGTGFVGFLSSPYTLLGGLLGGTFLTMASHGTDQLLVQRLLGCRSRWDAQRALMLDATLIVLQFAFFLVLGLCLFAFYDGAAFATLGLRSSDEIFPKFIVESLPSGLAGLVIAGVLASAMGTLSSSISSLASATFLDLFQPLRRGRPLTPAEEVRWSRIFTLFWGLLLIGGAMLFTDTRNPVVEIGLKIASVTYGGLLGVFFLGLFFRSTRQRDAFVGFVAGLATMVAVLALTPIDFTWHTLIGCAATLVAGNASRLLGRTTSPT, from the coding sequence ATGGGATTCGCCGCCGTCGACTACGCGATCGTCGCCGTCTACCTCGCCGGCGTGACGCTCGCCGGCATCTGGATCGCCGGCCGCCAGGGCTCGTCGCGCGACTACTTTCTCGGCGGTAAGGAGATGTCCTGGTGGAGCGTCGGCTTCTCCATCGTGGCGAGCGAGACCAGCACGCTTACCTTCATCAGCGTGCCGGGGCTCGCCTATCGCGGCAACATGCACTTCCTGCAGCTCGCCTTCGGCTACTTCGTCGGCCGGCTGCTGGTCAGCGTGCTGTTCATCCCGGCCTATTTCGAGGGCGACCTCGAAACCGCCTACGACTTCCTCGGCCGGCGCTTCGGCCCCTCGCTGCGCAAGTTCGCCTCGTCGGTCTTCATCGTCACCCGCGTCCTCGCCTCGGGCGTGCGGCTCTTCGCCACGGCGATTCCGGTGCACATCATCACCGGTCTCGACTACCCGACCTCGATCCTGCTGATCGGCGCCTTCACGCTCGCCTACACCTACCTCGGCGGTCTCAAGGCGGTGGTGGCGATGGACGTCGTCCAGATGTTCATCTACCTCGTCGGCGCGGCGGCCTCGATGGCGCTCATCCTCCACCGGCTGCCCGGCGGCTGGGCGGACGTCGTCGCCTTCGCCACGCGCGACGGTGCGAGCAAGCTCGAGATCCTGAACCTCGACTTCGGCACCGGCTTCGTCGGCTTCCTCTCGTCGCCCTACACGCTGCTCGGCGGCCTGCTCGGCGGCACCTTCCTGACGATGGCCTCGCACGGCACCGACCAGCTTCTCGTCCAGCGCCTGCTCGGCTGTCGCTCGCGCTGGGACGCCCAGCGCGCGCTGATGCTCGACGCGACGCTGATCGTCCTGCAGTTCGCCTTCTTCCTGGTGCTCGGGCTCTGCCTCTTCGCCTTCTACGACGGCGCGGCGTTCGCCACGCTCGGTCTGCGGAGCTCCGACGAGATCTTCCCCAAGTTCATCGTCGAGAGCCTGCCGTCGGGGCTCGCCGGGCTGGTGATCGCAGGTGTCCTCGCCTCGGCGATGGGCACGCTCTCCTCGTCGATCAGCTCGCTCGCCTCGGCGACCTTCCTCGACCTGTTCCAGCCGCTGCGGCGCGGCCGTCCCCTGACGCCAGCCGAGGAGGTCCGCTGGTCGCGCATCTTCACGCTCTTCTGGGGGCTGCTGCTGATCGGCGGCGCGATGCTCTTCACCGACACGCGCAACCCGGTCGTCGAGATCGGACTGAAGATCGCCTCGGTGACCTACGGCGGGCTGCTCGGCGTCTTCTTCCTCGGCCTCTTCTTCCGCTCGACGCGGCAGCGCGACGCCTTCGTCGGATTCGTCGCCGGCCTCGCGACGATGGTCGCCGTGCTCGCCCTGACGCCGATCGACTTCACCTGGCACACGCTGATCGGCTGCGCCGCCACCCTCGTCGCCGGCAACGCCTCACGCCTCCTCGGGCGGACGACGAGCCCCACCTGA
- a CDS encoding GNAT family N-acetyltransferase, producing MVRLGVEQAAAYRALLLEAYEAHPEAFRSTVAERAELPLAWWERRLADPAAPDDGVFGALVAGRLVGVVGLSFERREKCRHQGRLFGIYLQREARGRGLGHRLVEAALAAARARPGTRVVQLTVSERNGSAQRLYADCGFVPFGVEPLAIRVGDQFLAKVHMACEIRASPAGHNG from the coding sequence ATCGTGCGCCTCGGCGTCGAGCAGGCGGCGGCGTACCGAGCGCTCCTGCTCGAAGCCTACGAGGCGCATCCCGAGGCGTTCCGCTCGACGGTGGCGGAGCGGGCGGAGCTGCCGCTCGCCTGGTGGGAGAGGCGCCTGGCCGACCCGGCGGCGCCGGACGACGGCGTCTTCGGTGCCCTCGTCGCCGGCCGGCTCGTCGGCGTCGTCGGGCTGTCGTTCGAGCGACGCGAGAAGTGCCGCCACCAGGGGCGGCTCTTCGGCATCTATCTCCAGCGCGAGGCGCGAGGTCGCGGCCTCGGTCACCGGCTGGTCGAAGCGGCTCTCGCGGCCGCGCGTGCGCGTCCGGGGACTCGGGTCGTCCAGTTGACCGTCAGTGAGCGCAACGGCTCGGCGCAGCGTCTCTACGCCGACTGCGGTTTCGTGCCGTTCGGCGTCGAGCCGCTGGCGATTCGGGTCGGCGACCAGTTCCTCGCCAAGGTGCACATGGCGTGCGAGATACGCGCGTCGCCGGCAGGGCACAACGGCTGA
- a CDS encoding Na+:solute symporter: MHLQALDWLVVAATLAVCFVPALFFGKRSGKDTKEFFASGRSVPWWLAGLSMVATTFSSDTPNLVTDIVRRQGVAGNWQWWAFVLTGVATVFFFARLWRRSGVLTDLEFYELRYSGRAARLVRGFRAVYLGFFFNCVIMATVNLAAVKIANVLFGMSDWQTLLLVGLLNVIFAAHSGLWGVLVIDMIQFFVKMSAVIAAAYFAVKSVGGLSVLVAKVGALQGPVDHAIPGFSYLDMLPSFAPHNTDLWDLAAAVFILPIAIQWWAVWYPGAEPGGGSYIAQRMLASKSERDSLGGVLFFNVAHYVLRPWPWILVGLCSLVVYPTLGDIRAAFPNLDPKWLGHDIAYPAMISTVLPVGWMGLMVGGLVAANSSTILTHLNWGASYLIHDFYKRFLRPGRSERHYVTAGRLATIGLFASAAGMMYLMTSAKDSFDLILQIGAGTGLLYILRWFWWRINAWCEVVAMASSFVISIVFLVTEKQGLHTPSSVRLVLTILFTTLCWVVAAYVAPATDAEVLRTFYRKVKPFGPGWRRFRDTEGFAATETETGDNIPLALVGWVSGCATIWSSLFAVGNFLYGRTGYAAVCCAVFAASGFVLVRVVRRLWQAKGAGERAAA, translated from the coding sequence GTGCACCTGCAGGCTCTCGACTGGCTGGTCGTTGCCGCGACGCTCGCCGTCTGCTTCGTTCCGGCGCTCTTCTTCGGCAAGCGTTCGGGCAAGGACACCAAGGAGTTCTTCGCCTCCGGCCGCTCGGTGCCGTGGTGGCTCGCCGGGCTCTCGATGGTGGCGACCACCTTCTCGAGCGACACGCCGAACCTGGTCACCGACATCGTCCGCCGCCAGGGGGTGGCGGGCAACTGGCAGTGGTGGGCGTTCGTGCTCACCGGCGTCGCGACGGTCTTCTTCTTCGCCCGGCTCTGGCGCCGCTCGGGGGTGCTCACCGACCTGGAGTTCTACGAGCTGCGCTACTCCGGCCGCGCGGCGCGGCTGGTGCGCGGCTTCCGCGCCGTCTACCTGGGCTTCTTCTTCAACTGCGTGATCATGGCGACGGTCAACCTCGCCGCGGTGAAGATCGCCAACGTCCTCTTCGGCATGAGCGACTGGCAGACGCTCCTGCTCGTCGGCCTGCTCAACGTGATCTTCGCCGCGCACTCGGGGCTCTGGGGCGTGCTGGTCATCGACATGATCCAGTTCTTCGTCAAGATGAGCGCGGTCATCGCCGCCGCCTACTTCGCCGTCAAGTCGGTCGGCGGACTCTCGGTTCTGGTCGCCAAAGTGGGGGCGCTGCAGGGGCCGGTGGACCATGCGATCCCCGGCTTCAGCTACCTCGACATGCTGCCGTCGTTCGCGCCGCACAACACCGACCTCTGGGACCTCGCGGCCGCCGTCTTCATCCTGCCGATCGCCATCCAGTGGTGGGCCGTCTGGTACCCCGGCGCCGAGCCGGGCGGCGGCAGCTACATCGCCCAGCGCATGCTGGCCTCGAAGTCGGAGCGCGATTCGCTCGGCGGCGTGCTCTTCTTCAACGTCGCCCACTACGTGCTGCGCCCCTGGCCGTGGATCCTCGTCGGCCTCTGCTCGCTCGTCGTCTACCCGACGCTCGGCGACATCCGCGCCGCCTTCCCGAATCTCGACCCGAAGTGGCTCGGCCACGACATCGCCTACCCGGCGATGATCAGCACGGTGTTGCCGGTCGGCTGGATGGGACTGATGGTCGGCGGCCTCGTCGCCGCCAACTCCTCGACCATCCTCACCCACCTCAACTGGGGCGCCTCGTACCTCATCCACGACTTCTACAAGCGCTTCCTGCGACCGGGCCGGAGCGAGCGGCACTACGTGACGGCGGGACGGCTGGCGACGATCGGCCTCTTCGCCAGCGCCGCCGGCATGATGTACCTGATGACTTCGGCCAAGGACAGCTTCGATCTCATCCTGCAGATCGGCGCCGGCACCGGATTGCTCTACATCCTGCGCTGGTTCTGGTGGCGCATCAACGCCTGGTGCGAGGTGGTGGCGATGGCGAGCTCGTTCGTCATCTCGATCGTCTTCCTGGTGACGGAGAAGCAGGGGCTGCACACGCCCTCGTCGGTCCGGCTGGTGCTCACCATCCTGTTCACCACGCTCTGCTGGGTGGTCGCCGCGTACGTCGCGCCGGCGACGGACGCGGAGGTGCTGCGCACCTTCTACCGCAAGGTCAAGCCGTTCGGCCCCGGCTGGCGGCGCTTCCGCGACACCGAGGGCTTCGCCGCCACGGAGACGGAGACCGGCGACAACATCCCGCTGGCGCTCGTCGGCTGGGTGTCGGGGTGCGCGACGATCTGGTCGTCGCTCTTCGCGGTCGGCAACTTCCTCTACGGACGCACCGGCTACGCCGCCGTCTGCTGCGCGGTCTTCGCGGCGAGCGGCTTCGTCCTGGTGCGCGTGGTCCGTCGTCTTTGGCAGGCCAAGGGCGCCGGCGAACGGGCGGCGGCCTGA